A part of Podarcis muralis chromosome 13, rPodMur119.hap1.1, whole genome shotgun sequence genomic DNA contains:
- the LOC114582571 gene encoding keratin, type I cytoskeletal 19-like, whose translation MSCSARHTVLTAGRSSSGSCNLGGGRVGVSSVSSGRYTSCGLGNGRANFSGRSHVGGGSTCAYGAGRSQFSSGSCSGAFVGGGHLGGSASSHAGSVAARSGAVGGTGGGHAGMVGGMGGVVGGVPAGMVGAMGGVVGGPHPGMVGAMGGVVGGVPAGMVGGMGGPTVVGGMVSEPFCGGMFSNLDGKMTMQNLNDRLASYLDKVRCLEEENAELECRIREFYAKQGPLCEPKDYSHYHQQIEDYKNQLICTSVENNKLLLCIDNSKLTADDFRTKYETECCLRQNVEADINGLHQILDQLTACRSDLEVQCENLQDELCCLKKNHEEEVTCLKNQSTGDVNVEVNACPGPDLRKILEEMRCKYEAMIDGNRKEVEAWYGSKIEEVNRDVSTSSQEIEESNNKVTELRRQLQALEIDYDAQCSLRDTLEASLAETEHRYNNHLGELQERISCLEQQLAELRSEMECQNHEYTELLDVKSRLEQEIATYRCLLEGGQHDIVGGGGGAARASSTSGGRSGEVRTSHTYVTHSAGHACHGGHLHH comes from the exons ATGAGCTGTAGCGCAAGGCACACCGTCTTAACagctggaagaagcagcagcggcagctgcaACCTTGGTGGAGGGAGGGTGGGGGTCTCCTCGGTCTCCTCTGGACGGTACACTTCCTGCGGGCTAGGCAACGGGAGAGCCAACTTCTCTGGCCGGAGCCATGTCGGAGGAGGCTCCACTTGTGCCTACGGAGCAGGAAGAAGCCAGTTCTCAAGCGGAAGTTGCAGCGGGGCCTTTGTTGGTGGCGGACATCTTGGGGGAAGTGCCAGCTCTCATGCTGGGAGCGTTGCGGCTAGGAGCGGTGcagttggtggcactggtggtgggCATGCTGGCATGGTTGGTGGCATGGGTGGTGTGGTTGGAGGTGTTCCTGCTGGCATGGTTGGTGCCATGGGTGGCGTGGTCGGAGGCCCCCATCCTGGTATGGTTGGTGCCATGGGTGGCGTGGTTGGAGGCGTTCCTGCCGGCATGGTTGGTGGCATGGGTGGTCCTACGGTAGTTGGCGGAATGGTCAGCGAACCTTTCTGCGGAGGCATGTTCTCTAACCTTGATGGGAAAATGACCATGCAGAATCTCAACGACCGCCTGGCTAGTTACCTGGACAAAGTCCGGTGCTTGGAGGAGGAGAATGCTGAGCTCGAGTGTCGGATCCGGGAATTTTATGCCAAGCAAGGCCCGCTCTGCGAACCCAAGGACTACAGCCATTACCACCAGCAAATTGAAGATTATAAGAACCAG CTCATTTGTACAAGCGTGGAGAACAACAAACTCCTGCTGTGCATTGATAACAGCAAGCTGACTGCTGATGACTTCAGAACCAA GTATGAGACGGAATGCTGCCTCCGTCAGAATGTGGAGGCTGACATCAATGGCCTGCATCAAATCCTGGATCAGCTGACTGCCTGCAGGTCTGACCTGGAAGTGCAGTGTGAGAACTTGCAGGATGAGCTGTGTTGCCTGAAGAAGAACCATGAGGAG gaagtCACCTGCCTGAAGAACCAGTCAACCGGAGATGTGAATGTGGAAGTCAATGCTTGCCCTGGACCGGATCTGAGGAAGATCCTGGAAGAGATGAGGTGCAAGTATGAGGCAATGATAGACGGCAACCGCAAGGAGGTCGAAGCATGGTATGGATCCAAG ATTGAGGAGGTGAATCGTGATGTCTCCACCAGCAGCCAGGAGATCGAAGAAAGCAATAACAAGGTCACGGAACTGAGACGCCAACTGCAAGCCCTGGAGATCGACTATGATGCCCAGTGCAGCCTG AGGGACACCCTGGAAGCCTCTCTGGCTGAAACGGAGCACCGCTACAACAACCACTTGGGCGAGCTTCAGGAGCGCATTTCCTgcctggagcagcagctggcagaGCTGCGCTCGGAAATGGAGTGCCAGAACCATGAATACACGGAGCTCCTCGATGTCAAAAGCCGGCTGGAGCAGGAGATTGCCACGTACCGCTGCTTGCTGGAGGGCGGGCAGCATGATATAGT TGGCGGAGGGGGAGGAGCAGCTAGAGCCAGCAGCACGTCAGGTGGAAGATCTGGGGAAGTCCGGACATCCCACACTTACGTGACCCATTCCGCAGGTCATGCCTGCCACGGGGGCCACTTACACCACTAG